DNA sequence from the Cytophagia bacterium CHB2 genome:
TCCTGACAGAATTGATTACCGATCGCCCGGTGATCGGCATACATGCCGTGGATTTGGTCTGGGGCTTTGGCACGCTGCATTGCTTGACGCAACAACAACCTGCGCTCGCCGGCAATCAGATTGCAGATGATTGATTCAATCGCTGCAGAAAAAGGACAAATATCATTTCGCAAAGACGCATCAAAACTCTTCTTTGCGGTATCTCTGCGGCTTCGCGCCTTTGCATGTTTTTTCCATCTCAGGGTGCTTGCCTCAAAACTTCGCGGTTTCAGACTTTTTGCTGATTATGAGCATCGTCAAAGCCGAAGGCATTGTCATTCACACGATGAACGTGCGCGAATCGAGCAAACTGGTAACGCTGTTCACGCGCGAGCATGGCCTGCTTAAACTCGACGCCAAAGCCGCGCGCACCAGCAAAAGCCGGCTGCGCGGAAACCTGGAATTGTTCTCCGTCGTTCATCTGGTCTATTATGAGAAGGAGAATCGCGAGCTGCAATTCATGAGTCAAGCAGAGCGTCTCGAGGGCTTTCCGGAATTGCAGACGGATTTGGAAAAGCTGGGCTATGCCTCCGCTTGTTGCGAATTGATCCGGCGGACGCAAGCCGGCGTCGAGGCGAAACCGCGCTTGTATCCCGTTTTGCTGGAAACGCTGCGCGCGATGAACACAGCGCAGGAGCCGCGCCTGCTCTTTTGGGGATTTCAGATGAAGTTGCTGGGCATGCTCGGCCTTGCCCCCAATTTGCAGTATTGTTTGAATTGCAAAACGCCCAGCACGGCCTCGGGTGAGCACGGCGATGCTGCTGTCTGGCATTTTCACGTGACGCGCGGCGGTTTCATTTGCCCCAACTGCGCCGGGCACACCGGCGCTTTGCCGCTCAGCGGCGAGAGCCTGCGCGTGCTCTCGAATTTTCAAACGTGGCCGCCGGCCAAACTGACGCGATTCAAAATTTCCCCGGCCGCAACCGCGGAGATTGCCGCTTTCTTTCGCGCCTACCTTTCGCATCATTTGGAGGAAGCCGGCGCGCTTTCATCATTAAAATTTGTTAAAGAGATTAAACAAGACTTGCAAACCCGGCAAAAGAGTTGATTGGTTTTTGGCGAGAAACTGAGTATATTTTCGAGCAGACAAAAACGACCCAACGATTACTTTGACAAAGGCAAAGCAAAAACCG
Encoded proteins:
- the recO gene encoding DNA repair protein RecO, whose translation is MSIVKAEGIVIHTMNVRESSKLVTLFTREHGLLKLDAKAARTSKSRLRGNLELFSVVHLVYYEKENRELQFMSQAERLEGFPELQTDLEKLGYASACCELIRRTQAGVEAKPRLYPVLLETLRAMNTAQEPRLLFWGFQMKLLGMLGLAPNLQYCLNCKTPSTASGEHGDAAVWHFHVTRGGFICPNCAGHTGALPLSGESLRVLSNFQTWPPAKLTRFKISPAATAEIAAFFRAYLSHHLEEAGALSSLKFVKEIKQDLQTRQKS